DNA sequence from the Verrucomicrobiia bacterium genome:
GGAGTTCTATATCGTGGACAACTACGACAATGAACCGGCTGCTGGTCGCAAGAAGAACGACATCAAGTTCGTGGCGGGTGTGAAGTACAAGTTTTAAACAGGGACTGTAGATAAAAGACCCCGCCTCAGGAGTGAGGCGGGGTTTTGTATTTTATGAGTATTGCTGAAGTGGTTATTTGCCTGATATGCCGAGGGTTTTCAATTCACGATCGGTGATGAGCAAGGTCAGGTGATGTTCTTGGGTGAGTTTCTTTGATAAAGCCTGTCGCTCGGGTGATTTGGAATATTCGATGAGGAGGACGGGTTTTTGTTTCGCGGTCATCTTTTGCAAGTAACCGAGAATGTAAGCGGAGCTGTCCTTTGGCTGGAGTTTGTCGCCGTTGGTGAAGAGGTCTTCGATGCCGATGGCGCTGATGGTATCGAGGAAATCGGCGTGGGCGAGAAGTTGGGAGCCGTTCTGGGGGATGACGAGGGCTTGTGGGTTCTTGACGCGGGCACGGGCGGCGATTGCTTTGACCCAGTCCACCATGTCGCGCCGGTAGCTCTGTTTCGTTTCAGGATTGAGCCGGTCATCGATGAATTTTTTGCCATCGCGCTCGAAGTTTTCGAAGCCGTCCACGATGTCGAGGTAGATGCCATCGAAGCCGCGGGCTATGACGTCATCAATGGCGGTGAGCATGAGTTGCTGCCATTCGGGGTGCCAGTAGTGGACGCGATAATTGCCTTTCCAATCAGGGTTCTCTTGTCCCAGCCATTTCGGTGCAGCGGAGGTGAGTTTCTTGCCGGTGCCCCATTCCTTGCGCCAATAGGGGCGATAGTCTTCCGCTTCACCGATGGATAGATAGGCGATGATTTTGCGGGCAGGATGGTTTTTACGAATGGCGTCGAGGTCGGCGCGTTCCCATGGAGAATCGCTGCTGAAGACGGCGTCGAGGACGATCCAGTCGCGATCACAGGCAGTGAGTTTTTCAGCGGCAGCGGATTTGGTTTTGGCGAATGAGTCGGCTTGGAGGATGTAGGCGAAGGAGGTGGGGGTGGATTGGGCAGAGGAAATTTGGGCAAAGAATAAAGGCGCAAGGAGAGTTAGGAAGAGTCGAAGTTTCATCGGATTCAGTTAGGCGGACTTTCCTTGGGATTGATTGCGAGATTGTTCAAACTCTTTCTTAAGCCTGCTTATCAAGTCGTTGCCGACGGATTTGTCGCATGAACTCCATTTTTTTGAAGTGACGAGCCAGTGCCAGAATTGGTAATCGGCGGTGGAAGGTTCGAAGGAAATAAAACCGTCCCAGATACCGCTTTCTCCTGATCCGCCTGCTTGCATGACGATTTTCCCGTCATCCTCAATGCGGGAGATGCCTGGGTGGTGGAAAAGCGAGTCACGATGATGCGCCTTAGGAATATCGGTCCAATTAACTCTCAAGGAATTGGTGGCTGAAATCAGATTTTCCTGTCGAAAAATAGCTTCTATTAAGCGTTCTGCTTGTTTGCGTGTGACCGTCCCCATGCGCAGGTTATTATGAATGACGCGGTGGAGGGTGACTTCCCATTCATCTTCCCAATACTGTTCCAAGTACAGAGAGGGACTTTCGCCATCTTGTTCTTCTGGCAATATGTTGAGGGACTTGCCTGGACCGATGAAGCTGGCGAAAATTTGACGAGCCTCCAGTTCAGTGACTGTCTTATCAACATGCCAAGTTTCCCATTCTTTGAAGTTTTCAGTGGGATTAAAATAGGAAATTCTCATGGGATACGTTGGTATTGGACTAGTCTCTTTTTATTGGTGTCTCATTCCCTTCCCGATAAGCCGAGGCGCGTTCGTATTCTAACGGGCGGATCTCGTAGAAGAGGCCGCATTGCATGCAGGGGTTTTGAGACGCGAGTTGGGAGGCTTCGTCCAAACTGTTTGCCACGATGAACCAGTAGCCGCCGATGATCTCTTTGGTCTCGCCGTAGGGTCCATCCGTGATGCCCTTGGTGGAGACGGTCTTGCCGGTGTTCGCGAGGCGTGTGCCGGACTTCATCTTGCCGTCCTCGATCATCTTGGTGATCCACACGTAGAAGTCATCAATGGCGGTCTGGATGCGTTCGGGCGGGAGGTTTTTATCCCATTGGCCACGAGAGATGACGAGGTATTCGGTGGAGAGATCGGCCTTGCTCATTGAGAAGAGGATAGCAAGGGAGGGGGAAGTTTGAAGGGGGAAAATGCAAACGTCCAACTTCCAACTCTCAACGTCCAACGTTCAGAGGGGGGAGTCGAGGCGTCAAGCCGCCTCGGGCGGAAAGCGGAGGCAAGCCTCCACACTCCAA
Encoded proteins:
- a CDS encoding MJ1477/TM1410 family putative glycoside hydrolase; translated protein: MKLRLFLTLLAPLFFAQISSAQSTPTSFAYILQADSFAKTKSAAAEKLTACDRDWIVLDAVFSSDSPWERADLDAIRKNHPARKIIAYLSIGEAEDYRPYWRKEWGTGKKLTSAAPKWLGQENPDWKGNYRVHYWHPEWQQLMLTAIDDVIARGFDGIYLDIVDGFENFERDGKKFIDDRLNPETKQSYRRDMVDWVKAIAARARVKNPQALVIPQNGSQLLAHADFLDTISAIGIEDLFTNGDKLQPKDSSAYILGYLQKMTAKQKPVLLIEYSKSPERQALSKKLTQEHHLTLLITDRELKTLGISGK
- a CDS encoding YciI family protein, with the translated sequence MSKADLSTEYLVISRGQWDKNLPPERIQTAIDDFYVWITKMIEDGKMKSGTRLANTGKTVSTKGITDGPYGETKEIIGGYWFIVANSLDEASQLASQNPCMQCGLFYEIRPLEYERASAYREGNETPIKRD